The Synechococcus sp. WH 8101 sequence ACACATCCACCACCCAATCCCCGCCTGGACAGGCGATGGCAAAGCGCGTCTTGGTGAGCCGATGGGGCGCGAGCTGCCAGAGAGCCTCCGCATCGGCCACGGGAATGGCGTATTCGAACTCATGGCGCGCAAAACCCGCCGCAGGGGCTTTAAGAGTCAGCCAGGCCTGCTCGGCCCGCCCCTGATCGCTGTCGCGCAGACGCAGTCGCACGGTGACACCCTCGCGCGAACCGGCGAGATAGCCCTGACGCAATGGCTGGGCAGCACCGGCCAGAGGCCTCCATCCATCCGTTGCGACAAGAAAGCGACGTTCGATCTCGAGTGCCATGGCGGTGCGGGATCAGTTCGGCGACGGAGCGCTGTCCACCAGGCTGCCCGCCCAATGGAGCTTGTAGGCCAGGGTGCGGTAATAGGACGGCCGCTGATCCAGCTGCACCATCAGGGCGTGGTGGGGAGCCCGCTGAATCACACAGCACTCACCTGGCTCCAGCACAGGGCCACTGGCACCGTCTTTCCAGAGCTTCACCTGACTGCTGGGCTGCCCCAGGGGCCAGATCACCAGCCTGGAGCGGGGTGGCACGACCACCGGCCGACTGGACAGGCTCATCGGGCAGATCGGGCTGATGATGATCGCCTCCATGCCCGGATGGAGGATTGGCCCCCCTGCCGCCATCGCATAGCCGGTGGAACCGGTGGGGGTGGCCAGGATGAGCCCGTCGCCCCGGATCTGATCCACCACTTCGCCATCGATCTCAAGCTCGAGCATGCAGGTGGGCGCAATTTCATCGCGATAGGGGCGCAGATAGAGATCATTGAGGGCCCAGTGCCGCTCCACATCGGGGGTCGCAGCATCGGCCCTCGGCCCCGATGAGGCACCCACCGGACAATTGAGATCCGGCCGACGATTGACCGTGGCCTGCAGCATCATGCGCCGTTCCATGGCGTAACGGTCGTCGAGCAGGCGCTGCCAGAGCTCCTGACCGCCGAGGAGGCTGGGCTCATGGGTGAGAAAGCCGAGGTGGCCACCCACGTTGAAGCAGAGGATTGGGACCTTGAGCACCGACAGATGGCGCGCCGCGCCAAGCACGGTGCCGTCGCCACCCAGCACCACCGCCAGATCGGGAAGCTCAGATTCCGAGGCCAGGAGGCCTGGAAAAGGGTCGGCGCTGGCGCCGCTCATCGCCAGGGAAACGGTCACGCCGAGCGCCGTCAACGCATCGGCGCAACGGCGGGCCTCACGCAAGGCAATCGGACTGTCAGCCCGATAAATCAGCCAGACCCTTTGGAGCTGCATGGACGTGGGGCACCGGGATCACCAGCGCAGCAGGTTGAAGCGTTCCATATCCACTGTGACCCGATTCCGATACAGCGACAGCAGAATCGCCAGACCCACCGCCGCCTCCGCCGCCGCCACGGTGATCACGAACACGGCAAACACCTGACCGCGGATGAGATCGCCATCCACATACGAGGAGAACGCCATCAAGTTGATGTTGACGGCGTTCAGCATCAACTCGATGCTCATCAGCACGCGCACCGCGTTGCGGCTGTTGATCAGGCCCCACACCCCCGTGCAGAAGAGCACCGCCGCCAGGAGCAGGTAGGCCTCAAGAGGTACGGAACCGCTCAGCAGGTCGGACATGGGGAAAGAGAGCAGACAAGGAAAGGGTGATGGCCGGGATCAGGAGGGACCCTGATCGACAAGCAGAGGTGTGCGCGCCTTTTCAATCAAGCCCTGATCGGCCACAGCGCCGGTGCCCAGGTCGGTGGACTGCACATCGCGACGGGCCAGAACGATCGCCCCGATCATCGCCATCAGCAACAAAACAGACGCGAGCTCGAAGGGAAGCAGGTAATCCGTGAAGAGATGCTCGCCGATCCGCTCGGTCGCCCCCTCACCGATCGCCGCCGGACCTGGCACAGCCCAGGGAGTGGTGACCACCACCCGCACCAATAGGGCGAACAAACCGGCACAGACGCCGGCGGAAAGCAGCCGCCGAATCGGCAGACCCTGAATCGGCGCCAGGTCTTCCCGTTTGTTGACGAGCATGATCGCGAACAGGATCAGCACGTTCACCGCCCCCACATAGACCAACACCTGGGCCGCAGCCACAAAGCTGGCATTGAGGAGGAGATAGAGACCGGCAACCGCCAGAAACACGCCACCCAACAGGAAGGCGGAATACACAATGTTGCTCAGGAGCACGACGCCGAGAGCGCCGATCACTACCACTGCAGCAAGCGCAACAAAACAGATGAGCTGGGTGGACGCTGCGATCGTCATTCCGCGCTCTCCTCCTTGGCAGGGGCCGTTGCAGAGGATTCTCCACCATCCGCCGCATCGGCACCATCCGAAGGGGCAAGGTTGGCCAGAACCTGCTCCGGCAGCTGACCTGCCCTGGGCTGATCCGCTGGCACGTCGTGGGGATCAGCCCAGGGCAGGCAGATAGCCGAGTTCGCGCAGCGGCTGCACGGAAGGGTCGGTGGTGACGCTGGTCGGCAGGCGGCCGAGGGCGACATTGTCGTAATTGAGGCTATGGCGATCAAAGGACGCCAGCTCATATTCCTCCGTCATCGAGAGGCAGTTGGTGGGGCAATACTCCACACAATTGCCACAGAAAATGCAGACCCCGAAATCAATGGAATAATTGCGCAGCTCTTTTTTCTTCGTCTCCTTGTTCATCACCCAGTCGACGACGGGCAGGTTGATCGGGCAGACCCGCACGCACACCTCACAGGCAATGCACTTGTCGAACTCGTAGTGAATCCGGCCGCGATAGCGCTCTGATGGAATCAGCTTCTCGTAGGGATACTGAACCGTGACCGGCCGACGCTTCATGTGGTCGAAGGTGACCGCCAATCCCTGGGTGAGATTGCGGGCTGCATCCACGGCATCCCTGGTGTAGTCACCTACCTGCTTGAGAAATCCGAACATGGCCTGGCAGCGGTCAGATGGTCAGTGAAACGTCATGATGCCGCTCGCAGCGGCGCGTTGTCGGTGCGAAGCCAGGCCTCGTCCCGACAGGGTCAGCCTCCGAAGGCAACGGGGAAGGCGAGCTTGAGGGCGGCGGTGACCAGCAGATTCACCAGTGAGAGGGGAAGCAGGAACTTCCAGCCCAGGTCGAGAAGCTGGTCAATGCGCACCCGTGGCGTGGTCCAGCGCAACAGGATGGCGAGGAACACGAGCAGGTAGGCCTTCAGCACCGTCATCACGATGCCCACGGTGCCGGTGATCACCTGCACCACAGGGGCATCGACGGATTGACCCAACCATCCGGCGAGCCACTCGACGGGAATCGGGAAGCCCCAGCCCCCGAGGTAGAGCACCGAGACCAGAAGCGCCGACAGCACCAGATTGATGTAACTGCCCAGGTAGAAGAGGGCGAATTTCATACCGGCGTATTCGGTTTGATAACCGGCGACCAGTTCTTCCTCCGCCTCTGGGAGGTCGAAGGGAAGTCGTTCGCACTCGGCGAGGGCACAGATCCAGAAGATCAGGAAGCCAACCGGTTGCCGCCACACGTTCCAACTGAGCAACCCGGCGCCGGTCTGCTGATCGACGATGTCAATCGTGCTGAGTGAGTTGCTCATCATCACGATCGCCAGCACAGAGAGCGCGAGGGGAATCTCGTAACTGATCGATTGGGCAGCGGCGCGCAGACCGCCCAGGAGCGAGTATTTGTTGTTGGAGGCGTAGCCACTCATCAGCAGGCCGATGGGTTGCACGCTGCTTAGGGAGATCCAGAGAAAAATCCCCACACCCACGTTGCTGATCAGCAGGTTCTGGCCAAAGGGAACAATCAGCCAGGACAGGATCACCGGCACCACCACCAGCACGGGGCCGAGGGTGAAAAGCAGGCCGTCGGCGCGGGCCGGAATCACGTCTTCTTTCACCAGCAGCTTCAGGCCATCGGCCAGGGGCTGCAGGACACCGAGGGCACCGGCATATTCGGGACCGATGCGCTGCTGCACAGCCGCGGAGATCTTGCGCTCCAGCCAGACGGTGACCAACACGCCCACGACCGCAGCCACCAGCACCAGCAGCATGGGCAGCGGCAACCAGAGCAGATGGGCCGCCTGGGGGGACAGCCCGAATCCCTGCAACGCCTCGCTGAAGCTGAGTTCCAGATCCAGACCTGGACTCACCAGGGCCGGCGCGGCAGTGGCAAAGGGAGTCACCATAATCACGGGTGAGTTGCCAGCAACTTAGGCGCCCGCAGCCGGAACGCGGCTCTCGCGCGCAACCCAGCTGCGCAGAGGGCGTCCGGTGTAGATCTGCGATGGACGAAAAATGCGATTGGCACCGAGCTGTTCCCGCCAGTGCGCCAACCAGCCGGCGACCCGGGCGATGGCGAACACCGGTGTGAACAGATCCCTGGGGATCCCAAGCTTGCGATACACCAGGCCGGAGTAGAAATCGACGTTGGGATAAATACCCTTTGGACCGAGGCGGCTGTCGGCGGCCTCCTCCAGGGCTCGGGCGACGTCATAGAGATCATCGTGACCGAAACGGGCGAACATCTCCTCCGCCAGCGACTGCAGGATCACGGCACGGGGATCCTTGACGCGATATTCCCGGTGACCGAAGCCCATCACCTTGCGCTTGCTGGCGATTGCCTCATCGAGATAGGCGGCGGCATTGGCGGGTGAGCCGATCTCTTCGAGCATGGCAAGCACATCCTCATTGGCGCCCCCATGCAACGGGCCGGCCAGCGTGCCGACGGCCGAGGCCACCACGGCATAGGGGTCGGTAAGGGTGCTCGCGGTGACACGGGCGCTGAAGGTGCTCGCATTCAGGCTGTGCTCGGCGTGCAGCATCAGGCAGCGATCGAAGATGCGGGCCGCGAGCGGATCCGGTTCCCGCTCGGTGAGCATGTAAAGGAAATTGGCCGAGTAGGCCAGGTCGTCCCGCGGCTGAATCGGATCCTGCCCCTTCCGGATCAGCTGGAACGCAGCCACCATCGTGGGGATCTTGGCGATCAACCGCACCACGGCGTCGTAGATGTATTGGGGATCATCGATCGCCCTGCGGGAATAGAAGAGCCCCAGGGATGCCGCACTCGACTGCAGCGCATCCATCGGATGACCGCTGGCAGGAAAACACTTCATCATGTCGCGCACCCGGAAACTGACGCGCCGGTGCATCTGCACTTCCTCTTCGAAGTCCCGCAGTTGCTGCGGCGAAGGAAGCTCGCCCCAGATCAGGAGATAGGTGGTTTCCAGGAAGGTGCTGTGAACCGCCAGATCCTCCAGGGGATAACCGCGGTAAGAAAGACGCCCGAGCTGGCCATCGATGTCGCAGATCGCCGACTGGGTGGCAGGCACGCCTTCCAGGCCGGGCCTGAACACAATCCCGGTTTTCTCATGGCGAATCTCCTCGTTCTGTGCCACCCCCACTCCGCTGCTGCAGGGCAACCTAAACCGGGCCTGGCAGGAGAAACCGTGGCCTCAGCAACGCTTCGAGGCGCGCTGTCCCGAAGCTGTGGACGCCTGGCCTCGACCAATGCAGATGACAGAGGCCGGCTTTCCGCATCCGCAGACTGCCGGCGGGCGCACCGACCAAGGCCGCTGCCAGGTCGCTGAGATCCGGCTCGTGCCCCACCAAAAGGCAGCGACCGCCAAGCTCGGTCACCAGGGCGCGATGGTCGCCGCCGGGTTGGAGGCGTGGCTCGAGTTCCAGCTGGGGCGCCATGTCGGCCTGCACCGCCAGCTCGGCCGTCTGCAGGGCCCGGCGATAGGGGCTGGTGAGCAGGCGGTCCGCCTGAAAGCCCAGGCTGCGCAACCGCCGCATCACGGCCAAGGCGCGTTGCTGACCCACCCGGGTCAGGGCCCGCTCCGGATCATCCGCCCCTTGAACGCGCTCCGCGGCGATGCCATGACGCAGCAAATAAAGATCAACCGAGGCTGAGGTGGGCACGCAATCGCAGGGTGTCGCTGGCTGAAGCCTGGTCCGATCCCGGCGGACTGTCAGCAGCCACAGGCTCACCCGGCACAACAGCCATGGCCATCCCCTGCACCGTGGGCAGCAAGGAGCGACCGGCAACGACCTGGAGCAACGTCCAGGGACGCCACCGCTGCAACTGGTCCCGGGCCAGCTGATCGTCCAAAGCCAGTTGCTGCAGCGCACCAACGCCTCCCGCCCAGGCCTCGGCCGCCAGGGCATCGAGTTGTTCGAGGCGGGGGCGCAACGCCTTGGTCTCACGACGCTGCCCGAGAGCCTGCAGCGAGAGTCCCCACCAGGCAGCGCCATCGCTCGCTTCACGGGCCACGGCCAATTCGGTGGCGAGCGACTCCTTGCCATGGCTGCGCTGGCGCTGCAGTCGCGTCCAGACGCTGAGCGGCCCCTGGTCCCCTTCCAGCGTGGAGCGCACTAGATCGCTCTCCTGCAACGCCGCATCCACCACCCCGGCCTCCGGCTCAGCCGAGTCGGTGCCCAGCAGCCAGCCGTCAGCAAGCCGCTCCCAGAGCAAGGGGCCGGCATCGAGCGTTGCCACCGCCCGCAGGGCAGGAGAGCCGGCCTGATCCAGCTGACCCCTGAGCAGGGGGCCGAGCCACTGCACCAGGGGGTCGTTGGCTGTGGTCATCAGGTTCGCCGGTGCTTCCAGCACCGCCAGGGCCTCAGCCGGGCCACCGGCAGCCTGGATCAGAGCGTGGCCATCGGCATTCGCGCGCACAGAGCGCACCACAGGCGCTCGGAAACGGAGCAGGCCATCCAGTTGCAGGTCGGCTCCTTCAGGCTTCAGGGCCGCCACCATGCCGTTGAGATCACCGCGCTGGCTCACGGCCGCCGGCAGGCCGAGCCATTGCTCGAGCGCCTGCGGGCTGGCGGTGAGCAGCGCCACACCCCGACCGAGCTCCTGCACCTGAGCCTGCAGTTGCGGATCACCCAGCTGATGCACGGCATCCAGCTGGGAACTGTCCAGGGCCTGCTCCAGAGCACCCCGGCCCGAGGCGAGCAGCAGCAGGTCGTCATCGATCAGCGCCGTCGCGATCGGCTGAGGATCACGACCGAGTAGCGCCCCCCGCCCACTGATCACGCCAATGCCGCGGTAGCGGCTGATTTGCAGGTCGGTGCCAGCGAGACTGCGGGTCTGCCAGAAGCGTTGCAGGAAGCGGCGGGCGCCATCCTGATCACGGCTGGCCAAGGCCAACACCCAGCCGGTCGCTCGATCCGATCCCCGTGGTTCCAGCAGAGCCACGCTCACCTGGGGCCCGAGCCAATCGGCCAGCTCCGCCTCGAAATCAAGCCCGGCAAGCGCGAAGACCCCTTGACGCAGCTGGGTCATCCCCTCCCGCACCGCACGTCGCTGACCGATGGGCGCCACGGCTTCGGCATAGGCGGGCAGACGGGCGGGATCCACCAGCCAATGCAGGCTGAGGGCCGCATCCCTGGGCACAAAACGGGCCGCCCGCGGCAAGGCGAGGGGGCGATCGACGAGGCGGATCGGACTTTGCCGGGCCATCGCCCAGCCGATGCCAAGGGCAGATCCGAGCAG is a genomic window containing:
- a CDS encoding CYTH domain-containing protein, which produces MALEIERRFLVATDGWRPLAGAAQPLRQGYLAGSREGVTVRLRLRDSDQGRAEQAWLTLKAPAAGFARHEFEYAIPVADAEALWQLAPHRLTKTRFAIACPGGDWVVDVFAAENAPLVLAEVELPAADAPLDLPPWCGRELTGDDRWSNAALAHQPLASRPREWLKAFDLL
- a CDS encoding NAD(+) kinase, coding for MQLQRVWLIYRADSPIALREARRCADALTALGVTVSLAMSGASADPFPGLLASESELPDLAVVLGGDGTVLGAARHLSVLKVPILCFNVGGHLGFLTHEPSLLGGQELWQRLLDDRYAMERRMMLQATVNRRPDLNCPVGASSGPRADAATPDVERHWALNDLYLRPYRDEIAPTCMLELEIDGEVVDQIRGDGLILATPTGSTGYAMAAGGPILHPGMEAIIISPICPMSLSSRPVVVPPRSRLVIWPLGQPSSQVKLWKDGASGPVLEPGECCVIQRAPHHALMVQLDQRPSYYRTLAYKLHWAGSLVDSAPSPN
- the nuoK gene encoding NADH-quinone oxidoreductase subunit NuoK, which translates into the protein MSDLLSGSVPLEAYLLLAAVLFCTGVWGLINSRNAVRVLMSIELMLNAVNINLMAFSSYVDGDLIRGQVFAVFVITVAAAEAAVGLAILLSLYRNRVTVDMERFNLLRW
- a CDS encoding NADH-quinone oxidoreductase subunit J, with product MTIAASTQLICFVALAAVVVIGALGVVLLSNIVYSAFLLGGVFLAVAGLYLLLNASFVAAAQVLVYVGAVNVLILFAIMLVNKREDLAPIQGLPIRRLLSAGVCAGLFALLVRVVVTTPWAVPGPAAIGEGATERIGEHLFTDYLLPFELASVLLLMAMIGAIVLARRDVQSTDLGTGAVADQGLIEKARTPLLVDQGPS
- the nuoH gene encoding NADH-quinone oxidoreductase subunit NuoH, which encodes MSPGLDLELSFSEALQGFGLSPQAAHLLWLPLPMLLVLVAAVVGVLVTVWLERKISAAVQQRIGPEYAGALGVLQPLADGLKLLVKEDVIPARADGLLFTLGPVLVVVPVILSWLIVPFGQNLLISNVGVGIFLWISLSSVQPIGLLMSGYASNNKYSLLGGLRAAAQSISYEIPLALSVLAIVMMSNSLSTIDIVDQQTGAGLLSWNVWRQPVGFLIFWICALAECERLPFDLPEAEEELVAGYQTEYAGMKFALFYLGSYINLVLSALLVSVLYLGGWGFPIPVEWLAGWLGQSVDAPVVQVITGTVGIVMTVLKAYLLVFLAILLRWTTPRVRIDQLLDLGWKFLLPLSLVNLLVTAALKLAFPVAFGG
- a CDS encoding citrate synthase produces the protein MGVAQNEEIRHEKTGIVFRPGLEGVPATQSAICDIDGQLGRLSYRGYPLEDLAVHSTFLETTYLLIWGELPSPQQLRDFEEEVQMHRRVSFRVRDMMKCFPASGHPMDALQSSAASLGLFYSRRAIDDPQYIYDAVVRLIAKIPTMVAAFQLIRKGQDPIQPRDDLAYSANFLYMLTEREPDPLAARIFDRCLMLHAEHSLNASTFSARVTASTLTDPYAVVASAVGTLAGPLHGGANEDVLAMLEEIGSPANAAAYLDEAIASKRKVMGFGHREYRVKDPRAVILQSLAEEMFARFGHDDLYDVARALEEAADSRLGPKGIYPNVDFYSGLVYRKLGIPRDLFTPVFAIARVAGWLAHWREQLGANRIFRPSQIYTGRPLRSWVARESRVPAAGA
- the sixA gene encoding phosphohistidine phosphatase SixA, translated to MPTSASVDLYLLRHGIAAERVQGADDPERALTRVGQQRALAVMRRLRSLGFQADRLLTSPYRRALQTAELAVQADMAPQLELEPRLQPGGDHRALVTELGGRCLLVGHEPDLSDLAAALVGAPAGSLRMRKAGLCHLHWSRPGVHSFGTARLEALLRPRFLLPGPV
- a CDS encoding DUF3352 domain-containing protein, which translates into the protein MKARPFLLAVALAAFVLLGSALGIGWAMARQSPIRLVDRPLALPRAARFVPRDAALSLHWLVDPARLPAYAEAVAPIGQRRAVREGMTQLRQGVFALAGLDFEAELADWLGPQVSVALLEPRGSDRATGWVLALASRDQDGARRFLQRFWQTRSLAGTDLQISRYRGIGVISGRGALLGRDPQPIATALIDDDLLLLASGRGALEQALDSSQLDAVHQLGDPQLQAQVQELGRGVALLTASPQALEQWLGLPAAVSQRGDLNGMVAALKPEGADLQLDGLLRFRAPVVRSVRANADGHALIQAAGGPAEALAVLEAPANLMTTANDPLVQWLGPLLRGQLDQAGSPALRAVATLDAGPLLWERLADGWLLGTDSAEPEAGVVDAALQESDLVRSTLEGDQGPLSVWTRLQRQRSHGKESLATELAVAREASDGAAWWGLSLQALGQRRETKALRPRLEQLDALAAEAWAGGVGALQQLALDDQLARDQLQRWRPWTLLQVVAGRSLLPTVQGMAMAVVPGEPVAADSPPGSDQASASDTLRLRAHLSLG